Within Thermomicrobiales bacterium, the genomic segment CGCCAAGTTTCCGATGCTATACTCCCGTTCGTCCGAGGATAGAGGGATTCTTCGGCGACATGTGGAGGGGACATGGAGCTGCGAAGCTGGCGCACCTGGCTGCGTCCCGGCATGCTGATCAAGCGCTGGATGATTCTGGCGAGCGTCGGCATCATCGTGATCAGCCTTGGGCTCGCGATGGGGCTCACGTGGGCCTATCGCACCTACTACTGGCAGCTCGAGCCGGCGTCCGGTTTGGTCCGAACCGTTACACTTCAGTTCATCCCGCACCCGTATCGCGAGTTGCTGCTCATCGTTCCCGGTATCGCCATGCTCTGTTTCGGGCTTTGGAAGCTGGGACACGCGGTGATCGGACCGATTCTCGCATTGACATCCGTGCGGCAGCCGATCTCGCAGATTGTCGCCAACCACCGATTTGGACCGAACATGCCCGATATCAACGTGGTCGCCATCGGTGGCGGCACCGGCCTCTCTCACCTGCTGCGTGGTCTCAAGCAACTCGACATCGACATAACTGCGATCGTGACGGTGGCCGATGATGGCGGCAGCACGGGTCGTATCCGTCGTGAATATGACATTCCGGCCCCGGGCGACATCCGCAACTGCATCGTCGCCCTGGCGGACGACGAGTCGCTGGTCAACCAACTTTTCCAGTACCGCTTCGATCGCGACGGCTCCGACCTGAAAGGTCATTCGCTCGGGAACCTCTTCATCACCGCGCTTTCCCAGGTAACGGGCAGCTTCGAGCAAGCCGTGCTCGAGTTCGGCAGAGTCGTGAACATTCGTGGACGGGTGATGCCCTCGACCCTGGAGAATATCGACCTGTGCGCCGAGCTCGTCGATGGCACCAAGGTTCACGGTGAGTCGAATATCTCGACAGACAATGCTCCAATCAAGCGGGTCTATCTGGAGCCGAGCAGCCCAGCCGCATACGCTCCGGCATTGGATGCCATCGTCAATGCCGATCTCATCATTCTTGGACCCGGCAGCCTGTACACAAGCGTCATCCCGAACCTATTGGTGACCGGGGTCATCGACGCGATTCGCTGGTCCCGTGGGACGACGGTCTATGCGTGCAACGTGGCCACGCAACAGGGAGAAACCGATCATTTCACTGCGACCGATCACATCCGGGCGGTGCTGGACTATC encodes:
- a CDS encoding YvcK family protein — protein: MELRSWRTWLRPGMLIKRWMILASVGIIVISLGLAMGLTWAYRTYYWQLEPASGLVRTVTLQFIPHPYRELLLIVPGIAMLCFGLWKLGHAVIGPILALTSVRQPISQIVANHRFGPNMPDINVVAIGGGTGLSHLLRGLKQLDIDITAIVTVADDGGSTGRIRREYDIPAPGDIRNCIVALADDESLVNQLFQYRFDRDGSDLKGHSLGNLFITALSQVTGSFEQAVLEFGRVVNIRGRVMPSTLENIDLCAELVDGTKVHGESNISTDNAPIKRVYLEPSSPAAYAPALDAIVNADLIILGPGSLYTSVIPNLLVTGVIDAIRWSRGTTVYACNVATQQGETDHFTATDHIRAVLDYLGKGNLDYAVVNSNHASAEAIKPHLGVQAVLDDGQISIYEGVKIVAADVSSDANPLRHDPVKLSQVLVSLGRAASTVTPLPVDRIESRTSEPLKI